The DNA window CTCGCGCATGGGACCGCTGCGGGCGTACGGGCTGTCGAACGAGTCGATCGTGATCGGCTGGTCCTTGGCCACGTTGCGCGTCAGGACCTCGCCGGCGATCAGTTCGCGGCAGGAAATCTGGCCCTTGAGCAGCGGGATCGCCAGGTAGACGTCGTCGGCGGTGAGCATGTGGCCGTCAGGGAGGTCGCGGGCCGCGTAGACGCCGCGCACCAGGGCGTCCAGGTACTGGATCTCCCGCTGGTCGGAGATGTGCTTGGCCGTGCCGGGCGCGCCGCACATCTGCTTGGCCTTCTGGAAGGCCTTGAACCAGACGTCGCAGTGCTCCGGCAGCGTGCAGTAGGGCGAAACCGGCCGCCCGTCGGCGTCGATGTCGATGTGGCGCTCGAAGGTGCGAGCCCCCTTGGCGTAGGCGATCTGCACCGACGAAATCCAGTCGTGGTACTCGTGCGTCGAGAAGCCGATGGTGACGCCCGGATAGCGATTGCGCAGGAAGTCGATCTGGTTGAGTTGCAGGTCGCCGTCCTCGCAGGGGTAGTGCGAGACGCAATGGTTGATCGCCAGCGGGATGCTGCGGTTGCCGAAGAACGTGACGAGATCGTCGATGTCCTTGAGCGACGTCCCGCCCGTGGAGGCGATGACCGGCTTGCGGGTCTTGGCGATCTTCTCGATGAGGAACCAGTCGTTGACGTCCGAGCTGGCGATCTTGATGATCTCGATCCCGAGCTCCACGCACATGTCCACCGACTTCTCGTCGAACGGCGTGGCCATGCGGATGCAGCCGTTCTTGCGGACGGCTTCGACCAGGACCGCGTAATCCTCCTTCGAGAGGCGCGTGTCGAGCGTCTTCTTGATGTAGCGGATGTCCTGCCGGTGGCCATAGTCCTTGTGGATGAACGAGTCGACGTCGCGGAACTGCAGCTTGATGGCCGCGC is part of the Candidatus Tanganyikabacteria bacterium genome and encodes:
- a CDS encoding N-acetylneuraminate synthase family protein, whose product is MNRDIFDELFVLELANNHWGSLDRGLKIVLDFSKVVRFNGMRAAIKLQFRDVDSFIHKDYGHRQDIRYIKKTLDTRLSKEDYAVLVEAVRKNGCIRMATPFDEKSVDMCVELGIEIIKIASSDVNDWFLIEKIAKTRKPVIASTGGTSLKDIDDLVTFFGNRSIPLAINHCVSHYPCEDGDLQLNQIDFLRNRYPGVTIGFSTHEYHDWISSVQIAYAKGARTFERHIDIDADGRPVSPYCTLPEHCDVWFKAFQKAKQMCGAPGTAKHISDQREIQYLDALVRGVYAARDLPDGHMLTADDVYLAIPLLKGQISCRELIAGEVLTRNVAKDQPITIDSFDSPYARSGPMRELIMNRGLDPQALTAVVPRTDGQPAEVAQERA